In Leptospira hartskeerlii, a single window of DNA contains:
- the omp85 gene encoding Omp85 family outer membrane protein, producing MFSLRHFFIACILFPISIFSEGEKVAIDLSESKRLSKQELEEKRNGWYATGLPVFSEDPVRGQGYGARGFLYQNGNRSDPYFEFQPYKYRFGAQAYKTTKGADYYEFTFDSPFLFDTAYRLKTSVSYSTNKNSQYFGIGTDTLREIQYRDRNQPTGELKNGGSFSDLEDALSYRRPSSPGSIYPYESNVLYNTYEFRSTTATFSVDKTFWGAFRWIVAPEFSQNIIRTYDYPNGRIATNGDYYSVARDPSTGWGSSYPNGTSKLTKDYQAGLINGYHGGNVNYIHIGLAYDTRDFEPDPDSGVLLEMNYSSSSKRAGSDFEFEKFFTQGKFFYMPFPKLFEELVVAGRAGLHYSKGEVPFSEYRYMWSIDGPINGLGGLQTLRGYRQERFIAPMIGFGNLEIRWRFGTFKFWDQLITLSLVPFYDFGRVWNGYHDISTQGYKFSYGTGLRIIWNQATVILIDYAKSREDSQLFIDIGQIF from the coding sequence TTGTTTTCTCTTCGGCATTTTTTTATAGCCTGTATATTGTTCCCGATTTCGATTTTTTCGGAAGGGGAGAAGGTTGCAATCGATCTGAGCGAATCCAAACGTCTTTCCAAACAAGAGTTGGAAGAAAAAAGGAACGGTTGGTATGCGACTGGCCTTCCCGTTTTTTCGGAAGATCCTGTAAGAGGACAAGGCTATGGTGCGAGGGGATTTTTATACCAGAACGGAAATCGTTCCGATCCTTATTTCGAATTCCAACCTTACAAATATAGATTCGGCGCTCAGGCTTATAAGACTACAAAAGGTGCAGACTATTATGAGTTCACTTTTGATAGTCCTTTTCTTTTCGATACTGCTTATAGATTGAAAACAAGTGTTTCTTATAGCACGAACAAGAATTCTCAGTATTTCGGGATTGGGACTGACACGTTACGCGAAATCCAATATAGGGATCGGAACCAACCTACAGGCGAATTGAAGAATGGAGGCAGCTTCTCCGATCTTGAAGATGCACTTTCTTATCGCAGACCTTCTTCTCCAGGATCTATATATCCGTATGAAAGTAATGTTTTGTATAATACTTACGAATTTCGTTCTACTACTGCTACATTTTCGGTGGATAAAACTTTTTGGGGGGCATTTCGCTGGATTGTGGCTCCTGAGTTTTCTCAGAATATCATTCGCACTTATGATTATCCGAATGGAAGAATTGCGACTAACGGAGATTATTATTCCGTAGCAAGAGATCCTTCAACCGGCTGGGGTTCTTCCTATCCGAATGGGACTTCTAAACTAACCAAAGACTACCAAGCAGGTCTTATCAATGGTTATCATGGTGGAAATGTAAATTACATCCACATCGGACTTGCTTACGATACTCGGGACTTCGAACCGGATCCTGATTCAGGTGTTCTATTGGAGATGAATTATTCTTCTTCTTCCAAACGTGCCGGTTCGGATTTTGAGTTTGAGAAATTTTTTACTCAAGGCAAATTTTTCTATATGCCTTTTCCGAAACTTTTCGAAGAACTTGTGGTTGCGGGAAGAGCAGGTCTTCATTATTCAAAAGGAGAAGTTCCTTTTTCAGAATATCGTTATATGTGGTCCATTGACGGACCGATCAACGGATTGGGTGGTCTACAAACTCTACGCGGTTATAGACAGGAAAGATTTATCGCTCCTATGATCGGTTTCGGAAATTTAGAGATCCGTTGGAGATTTGGAACATTCAAATTTTGGGATCAATTGATCACTTTGAGTCTTGTTCCATTTTATGATTTCGGTAGAGTATGGAACGGATATCATGATATCAGCACCCAAGGTTATAAATTTTCTTACGGAACAGGTTTGAGAATTATCTGGAACCAGGCCACAGTTATACTCATCGATTATGCCAAGTCTAGAGAAGATTCCCAACTATTTATAGATATAGGCCAGATTTTCTAA
- a CDS encoding TetR/AcrR family transcriptional regulator: MKLETSGSRRQDNKTKNRNAILNAARRVFATIGFEACSTREIIRESGLAQGTFYNYYKDKESVMQDIADELAEGIRKGIREARAKAETPLAFLSDAYFAVFHVMMQDRIHLDLLTRNRDIIRGYLFQGGSMTYILEELDSDLKRMVELGGFPAHPIRITSVMMVAAGFEAMVLLAKEDGYNLRKLSDYLGLLFQGGITNVSRVIQEDRELQGG, encoded by the coding sequence ATGAAATTAGAAACTTCCGGGTCCAGAAGACAGGACAATAAAACAAAAAATAGGAACGCGATCTTAAACGCAGCCAGAAGGGTTTTCGCGACGATCGGATTCGAAGCATGCTCCACAAGGGAAATTATCCGAGAAAGTGGTCTCGCTCAAGGCACATTCTATAATTATTATAAAGATAAAGAATCCGTAATGCAGGATATTGCGGATGAATTAGCGGAAGGTATCAGAAAAGGGATTAGAGAAGCCAGAGCGAAAGCGGAAACTCCTTTGGCTTTCTTAAGTGACGCTTACTTTGCGGTCTTTCATGTGATGATGCAAGATAGAATTCACTTGGATCTATTGACCAGGAACAGGGATATCATTCGAGGTTATCTTTTCCAAGGCGGTTCCATGACTTACATCTTGGAAGAATTGGATAGCGACTTGAAAAGAATGGTGGAGTTAGGAGGTTTTCCAGCGCACCCAATCCGGATCACTTCAGTAATGATGGTGGCAGCCGGCTTCGAAGCAATGGTACTTTTGGCAAAAGAAGACGGCTACAATCTCAGAAAATTATCCGATTATCTAGGCCTTCTTTTCCAAGGAGGGATTACTAATGTTTCGAGGGTAATCCAGGAAGATAGGGAGTTGCAGGGAGGTTAA
- the vapB gene encoding type II toxin-antitoxin system antitoxin VapB, with protein sequence MNRAKIFKNGDSQAVRLPKEYRFKGKEVYIHKEGEVVILTPIQEAVDRLWNSLNEFSTDFKIERDQPKDYDRRDPI encoded by the coding sequence ATGAATCGAGCTAAAATATTCAAAAATGGAGACAGCCAGGCAGTTCGTCTTCCGAAAGAATATAGATTTAAAGGCAAAGAAGTCTATATTCATAAGGAAGGAGAAGTCGTTATATTGACTCCTATTCAGGAGGCTGTCGATAGACTTTGGAATTCTCTAAATGAGTTTTCCACGGATTTTAAAATAGAAAGGGATCAGCCTAAGGATTATGATAGGCGCGATCCTATATGA
- a CDS encoding phytoene desaturase family protein — protein MDFSSEEYDICIIGSGPNGLAAASVLAGSGLSVLVLEASDTIGGGLRTKELTLPGFHHDVCSAAHPMGILSPYLKTLPLEKHGLKWIEPEASVAHPLDGESAVLLKLSLEETAENLGSDKKSYIKLISPFLKNPEGLLSDALAPLGIPKHPFLLARFGLLGLRSAKSIANSWFKEERAKALFAGCAGHSIFPLEKFLSGALGLLFSLTGHVRSWPVVEGGSAMIAKSLESYLKGFGVKFQTNYKVSSLSQLPKAKAILFDTSPDQLGSVAGDILSSSYINRISSYKYGPGVFKMDWALDGPIPWKDPRCLEASTVHVGGKLSEIAKAESEVWAGKHPDRPYMLVVQQSQFDPTRAPKGKHTGYAYCHVPSGSTKDMTGILENQIERFAPGFKERILARHSMNTKEFHSYNLNYVGGAITGGAADLPQAFFRPIAKMDPYTTPNPHIYICSASTPPGGGVHGMCGYYAAKTVLKKIHKLKSIRY, from the coding sequence ATGGATTTCAGCTCCGAAGAATATGATATTTGTATCATAGGATCCGGCCCGAACGGATTGGCTGCCGCCTCCGTTCTGGCGGGGTCCGGACTTTCAGTTTTAGTACTGGAAGCTTCGGATACGATAGGAGGCGGTTTACGAACTAAAGAGTTAACCTTACCTGGTTTTCATCATGACGTTTGTTCCGCCGCACATCCTATGGGAATTTTATCCCCTTATCTAAAAACACTTCCTTTGGAAAAACATGGACTCAAATGGATAGAACCGGAAGCTTCCGTGGCCCACCCCTTGGACGGAGAATCCGCAGTTCTTTTAAAACTTTCTTTAGAAGAAACCGCGGAGAATTTAGGCTCGGATAAAAAGTCTTACATAAAACTGATCTCTCCATTTCTAAAAAATCCGGAAGGACTTTTGTCTGACGCGTTAGCTCCTCTTGGTATACCAAAACATCCCTTTTTATTGGCGAGATTCGGATTATTAGGTCTCCGATCCGCAAAATCGATCGCAAATTCTTGGTTTAAAGAAGAAAGAGCAAAGGCGTTATTTGCAGGCTGTGCCGGACATTCTATTTTTCCTCTGGAGAAGTTCTTAAGCGGAGCACTCGGACTTTTGTTTTCTTTGACTGGACATGTTCGTTCTTGGCCAGTAGTAGAAGGCGGTTCCGCAATGATCGCAAAATCTTTGGAATCTTACCTAAAAGGGTTCGGAGTGAAGTTCCAAACAAACTATAAAGTTTCCAGTCTATCGCAACTTCCTAAGGCAAAGGCAATTCTTTTTGACACAAGCCCGGACCAATTAGGATCAGTTGCAGGAGATATATTATCTTCTTCTTATATTAACAGGATCTCTTCTTACAAATACGGTCCCGGAGTATTCAAGATGGACTGGGCATTGGATGGACCAATTCCTTGGAAGGACCCTCGCTGCCTGGAAGCATCCACGGTTCATGTAGGCGGAAAACTTTCCGAGATCGCAAAAGCTGAGTCAGAAGTCTGGGCGGGGAAACATCCGGATCGTCCTTATATGTTGGTAGTTCAACAAAGCCAGTTTGATCCTACGAGAGCACCGAAAGGAAAACATACTGGATATGCGTATTGCCACGTGCCTTCCGGCTCAACAAAAGATATGACTGGAATTTTAGAAAACCAGATCGAAAGATTCGCACCCGGATTCAAGGAACGGATATTAGCCAGACATTCTATGAATACAAAGGAATTTCATTCTTATAATTTAAACTATGTGGGTGGAGCGATTACCGGAGGAGCGGCAGATCTTCCCCAAGCTTTTTTTAGACCGATCGCAAAAATGGATCCGTACACCACTCCAAATCCTCATATATATATTTGTTCCGCTTCCACTCCTCCAGGAGGAGGAGTGCACGGGATGTGCGGATATTACGCAGCCAAAACAGTATTAAAAAAAATTCATAAACTAAAATCGATTCGTTATTAA
- the vapC gene encoding type II toxin-antitoxin system tRNA(fMet)-specific endonuclease VapC: MNKYLLDTNICIYIINQRPDSVYKKFKKVALENLYISSITEFELYFGVEKSLHKEKNRRALTDFIGYLNILPFDSNSSAITAKIRFSLEKSGKPIGPFDLLIASQAISNDHILVTNNEKEFKRIKELKIENWL, encoded by the coding sequence ATGAATAAGTATCTTTTAGATACGAACATTTGCATCTATATCATAAATCAAAGACCTGATTCGGTTTATAAGAAATTTAAGAAAGTAGCTTTAGAGAATCTCTATATCTCTTCTATTACGGAATTTGAATTATATTTTGGCGTCGAAAAAAGCCTTCATAAAGAGAAGAATAGAAGAGCGTTAACCGATTTCATTGGATATTTGAATATCTTGCCTTTTGATAGCAATTCATCTGCGATCACTGCTAAAATACGTTTCAGTCTGGAAAAATCGGGAAAACCGATCGGTCCCTTCGATCTATTAATAGCCTCTCAGGCTATTTCCAATGATCATATCCTTGTGACTAATAATGAAAAAGAGTTCAAAAGGATTAAAGAGTTAAAGATAGAGAATTGGCTATAA
- a CDS encoding TIGR04452 family lipoprotein yields MKRICMTMLIILSIANCVAVDTLGLTDAYKGDVAKNKLLAAAKIGDYLTANAYFTDQGYTGSQLDSFVATQVILASFIDEAVFNLDESKYYKKKDVDNCAQVIQFLGVALDYDSFTTYMTNRTCRLSPNDMFLDKNIGKSSNSGS; encoded by the coding sequence ATGAAACGAATCTGTATGACAATGCTGATTATTCTTTCTATCGCGAACTGTGTCGCAGTAGATACATTAGGATTAACTGATGCTTATAAGGGAGACGTTGCTAAGAATAAATTGTTAGCCGCAGCAAAAATTGGAGACTATTTGACAGCAAACGCTTATTTTACTGATCAAGGTTATACAGGATCGCAGTTGGATTCTTTTGTGGCTACACAAGTTATATTGGCTTCCTTTATAGACGAGGCAGTCTTTAATTTAGATGAATCCAAATATTATAAAAAGAAGGACGTAGACAATTGCGCTCAAGTGATCCAATTTTTAGGAGTTGCATTGGATTATGATTCTTTTACTACATACATGACCAATCGAACTTGCCGTTTAAGCCCGAACGATATGTTTCTCGATAAGAATATTGGCAAAAGTTCGAATAGCGGGAGTTGA
- a CDS encoding DUF3556 domain-containing protein, producing the protein MFLPKAPPYDALAWAKMSFADRARLSCQAWAVQGYGSPLGAYIIYVLKIVGYIAGWIYFCSFSPGLGTWGTISWWLVPVAFQKAIVWSMLFEVLGLGCGSGPLTGRYFPPVGGFLYFLRPKTTKMPLFEGAPIIGGRTRGILEIVAYASVLVYSILCLIHPAPGFEQFLPIIISLVIAGILDKTVFLAARAEHYWVTIVVFAFAQNWIAGAMIVQLSIWLFAGFSKLNAHFPSVVCVMASNSPFTPFSWFRKAMYKNYPEDLRPSSTAVAKAYMGIVLELGTPIVLFTAIMTGSQTVLIVGLTMMVFLHTYITSNFPMGVPIEWNFLVVYSGFFLFRANPTITPFQLDSAPVAAFLFVFSFSLPLIGNIRPDWISFLLAMRYYAGNWAVSVWMFKDDSYKKLEKLTKTSGWLYDQLDMFYERKVSVGLVSKVMAFRLMHLHGKAFQKLVPKAVKNFEKYEWVEGELIAGMVVGWNFGEGHLHSEQLLRSVQAQCGFKDEELRCIFIEGQPLGKSTINYRIHDAEKGLIEDGKIEVADLKELQPWPTK; encoded by the coding sequence ATGTTCCTTCCTAAAGCTCCCCCCTATGATGCCTTGGCCTGGGCGAAAATGTCGTTCGCGGACAGGGCCCGTTTGTCCTGCCAAGCCTGGGCAGTCCAAGGTTACGGTTCCCCTCTCGGAGCGTATATCATATATGTTTTAAAGATCGTAGGCTATATCGCGGGTTGGATCTATTTCTGCTCTTTTAGTCCAGGGCTCGGGACATGGGGAACTATCTCTTGGTGGCTTGTTCCGGTAGCTTTTCAAAAAGCAATCGTATGGAGTATGCTATTCGAAGTTTTGGGACTCGGTTGTGGAAGTGGTCCGTTAACCGGAAGATATTTCCCTCCTGTCGGTGGGTTCTTATATTTCTTAAGACCTAAGACCACCAAAATGCCTTTATTCGAAGGCGCTCCTATCATTGGAGGAAGAACTAGAGGAATTCTGGAGATCGTAGCTTACGCTTCAGTTTTGGTTTATTCTATTCTATGTTTGATACATCCTGCTCCAGGTTTCGAACAATTTTTACCTATCATCATTAGCTTAGTCATTGCAGGTATATTAGATAAAACTGTTTTTCTTGCAGCAAGGGCGGAACATTACTGGGTAACGATAGTTGTATTTGCATTCGCTCAGAACTGGATCGCAGGTGCGATGATTGTCCAACTTTCGATCTGGTTATTTGCGGGGTTCTCCAAACTTAATGCACATTTTCCGAGTGTAGTTTGTGTAATGGCAAGTAATAGTCCATTCACTCCTTTCTCTTGGTTCAGAAAGGCTATGTACAAAAATTATCCGGAAGATCTTCGTCCTTCTTCTACCGCTGTTGCAAAAGCGTACATGGGGATCGTTTTAGAGTTAGGAACTCCTATCGTTCTATTTACCGCGATCATGACTGGTTCTCAAACTGTCCTGATCGTTGGATTAACGATGATGGTATTCCTACATACTTATATCACTAGTAACTTCCCGATGGGAGTTCCGATCGAATGGAACTTCTTAGTAGTTTACTCGGGCTTCTTTTTGTTTAGAGCAAATCCAACCATTACTCCTTTCCAATTAGACTCCGCACCTGTGGCAGCGTTCTTATTCGTGTTCTCTTTCTCTCTTCCTTTGATCGGGAATATCAGACCGGATTGGATCTCCTTCCTACTCGCAATGCGTTATTACGCAGGAAATTGGGCGGTTAGTGTGTGGATGTTCAAGGATGATAGTTATAAAAAATTAGAGAAGCTAACCAAAACCTCCGGATGGCTATACGACCAGTTGGATATGTTCTACGAAAGAAAAGTATCCGTAGGATTAGTGAGTAAAGTAATGGCATTCAGACTCATGCACTTGCACGGAAAGGCATTCCAAAAATTAGTGCCAAAGGCAGTTAAGAATTTTGAAAAGTACGAATGGGTAGAAGGTGAACTGATCGCAGGAATGGTAGTAGGCTGGAACTTCGGAGAAGGTCACCTTCATAGCGAACAACTGCTTAGATCCGTACAAGCTCAATGTGGATTCAAGGATGAAGAGCTACGTTGTATCTTCATAGAAGGACAACCATTAGGAAAATCTACTATTAACTATAGGATCCACGACGCAGAAAAAGGTCTGATAGAAGATGGAAAGATTGAAGTTGCCGATTTGAAGGAACTCCAACCTTGGCCGACTAAATAA